A window of the Parvularcula bermudensis HTCC2503 genome harbors these coding sequences:
- a CDS encoding COQ9 family protein, with the protein MSATVPNDPLEADRQDVLNALLIEATFEGWTETSLRRAGYEAGLSHGQMANGHLGILFPKGILDVLDYWAALEDRRMADRWAAMDVRPEKIRDKVTSLVRMRISQLTDHREAARRAAATLALPPYSQGGVRHLWRTSGAIWRALGDRSTDFNWYTKRLTLSSVYGSTLTRWFAEEPVQTFDEETEAFPQTWDFLDRRIDNVMAFEKAKGRVTNIPLSPGKVANALGQVRYAFSH; encoded by the coding sequence ATGTCCGCCACCGTACCGAACGATCCTCTCGAAGCCGACCGCCAAGATGTGCTCAACGCCCTCTTGATCGAGGCGACCTTCGAGGGGTGGACGGAGACCTCTTTGCGGCGGGCTGGATATGAGGCGGGTCTCAGCCACGGGCAAATGGCCAATGGCCATTTGGGGATCCTGTTCCCCAAGGGGATTCTCGATGTCCTCGATTATTGGGCGGCGCTAGAAGATCGCCGCATGGCGGACCGATGGGCGGCGATGGACGTCCGCCCGGAAAAAATTCGCGACAAGGTCACCAGTCTGGTGCGGATGCGGATCAGTCAACTGACGGATCATCGCGAAGCGGCGCGGCGGGCGGCCGCCACGTTGGCCCTCCCCCCCTACAGCCAGGGCGGGGTGCGGCATTTGTGGCGCACATCCGGAGCGATCTGGCGGGCCCTCGGGGATCGCTCGACGGATTTCAATTGGTACACAAAGCGGCTCACCTTGAGTTCGGTCTATGGGTCGACCCTGACCCGATGGTTCGCCGAGGAGCCGGTGCAAACATTCGATGAAGAGACGGAGGCCTTCCCGCAAACGTGGGACTTTCTCGATCGACGCATCGACAATGTCATGGCCTTCGAAAAAGCAAAGGGCAGAGTGACGAACATCCCCCTCTCCCCCGGGAAAGTGGCAAACGCCCTGGGTCAGGTCCGCTACGCTTTCTCACATTGA
- the msrA gene encoding peptide-methionine (S)-S-oxide reductase MsrA, with the protein MTSDTATRTERALLAGGCFWGMQDLLRKVPGVLRTRVGYTGGAYDNPTYNDVKTGRTGHAEAIEIIFDPDVVSYEKMLHWFFKIHDPTTRNRQGNDIGPQYRSAIWFTSDAQKATAEAVMADVDRSGKWPGPLVTELAPAGVFTEAEAEHQDYLERYPHGYTCHFVRPDWHLDAA; encoded by the coding sequence ATGACAAGCGACACGGCAACCCGGACCGAACGGGCGCTTTTGGCGGGGGGATGTTTTTGGGGCATGCAGGACCTTTTACGGAAGGTCCCCGGGGTGTTGCGCACCCGTGTGGGATATACCGGCGGGGCCTACGACAATCCGACCTATAACGATGTGAAGACAGGCCGCACCGGTCATGCCGAAGCCATCGAGATCATCTTCGACCCGGACGTCGTGTCCTATGAGAAGATGCTGCATTGGTTTTTCAAAATTCACGACCCCACGACCCGCAATCGTCAGGGCAATGATATCGGCCCGCAATATCGCAGTGCCATTTGGTTTACCTCCGACGCGCAGAAGGCAACAGCCGAAGCGGTCATGGCCGATGTCGACCGCTCAGGAAAATGGCCAGGGCCATTGGTGACAGAACTGGCGCCGGCTGGAGTGTTTACCGAGGCGGAAGCAGAGCATCAGGATTATCTGGAGCGCTACCCGCACGGCTATACATGCCATTTCGTTCGGCCCGATTGGCACCTCGACGCCGCTTGA